In Palleronia sp. LCG004, a single window of DNA contains:
- a CDS encoding 2Fe-2S iron-sulfur cluster-binding protein: MPKITYIEHGGTEHVVDVPVGLTVMEGARDNGIPGIEADCGGACACSTCHVYVAEEWVEKLPQRQDMEEDMLDFAYQPDPTRSRLTCQIKVTDDLEGLVVRMPEKQI, from the coding sequence ATGCCGAAGATCACCTATATCGAACATGGCGGAACCGAACATGTCGTCGACGTGCCCGTCGGTCTCACGGTCATGGAGGGCGCGCGCGACAACGGCATTCCGGGAATCGAAGCCGATTGCGGCGGGGCCTGCGCCTGTTCGACCTGTCACGTCTACGTCGCCGAGGAATGGGTCGAAAAGCTGCCTCAGCGTCAGGACATGGAAGAGGACATGCTCGATTTCGCGTATCAGCCCGATCCGACGCGCTCGCGCCTGACCTGCCAGATCAAGGTGACTGACGATCTCGAGGGGCTGGTCGTCCGGATGCCCGAAAAGCAGATCTGA